From Papio anubis isolate 15944 unplaced genomic scaffold, Panubis1.0 scaffold254, whole genome shotgun sequence, one genomic window encodes:
- the LOC116272912 gene encoding putative protein FRMPD2-like isoform X1: MTSVPFPGDRLLQVDGLSLCGLTHKQAVQCLKGPGQIARLVLERRGPRTTQQCPSANDSMGDEHTAVSLVTALPGRPSSCVSVTDGPKFEVKLKKNANGLGFSFVQMEKESCSHLKSDLVRIKRLFPGQPAEENGAIEAGDIILAVNGRSTEGLIFQEVLHLLRGAPQEVTLLLCRPPPGALPEMEQEWQTPELSTDKEFTRATCTDSCTSPILDQEDSWRDSASPEAGDGLGLRPESSQKDIKAAQWGQNRERPWASSLTHSPESHPHLCKLHQERDASTLETSLEKDVRQNCYSVCDIMRLGSPELDGEDGEGDMYHPCGAPSPTSEDEEYLTINSTCQGQLPCEECLEADSGTILLPQFCSWGTVPESLPPEESPESGSEWEDLEEPVDLEYGALRWVSL, encoded by the exons ATGACATCCGTCCCTTTCCCAGGTGATCGACTCCTGCAGGTGGATGGATTGAGTCTGTGCGGCCTCACCCACAAGCAGGCTGTGCAGTGCCTGAAGGGTCCTGGGCAG ATTGCAAGACTAGTCTTAGAGAGAAGAGGCCCCAGGACTACACAGCAGTGTCCTTCTGCTAATGACAGCATGGGAGATGAACACACGGCTGTTTCCTTGGTAACAGCCTTGCCTGGCAGGCCTTCGAGCTGTGTCTCGGTGACAGatg GTCCTAAGTTTGAAGTTAAACTAAAAAAGAATGCCAATGGTTTGGGATTCAGTTTCGTGCAGATGGAGAAAGAGAGCTGCAGCCATCTCAAAAGTGATCTTGTGAGGATTAAGAGGCTCTTTCCGGGACAGCCAGCTGAGGAGAATGGGGCCATCGAAGCTGGTGACATTATCCTGGCCGTGAATGGAAGGTCCACGGAAGGCCTCATCTTCCAG GAGGTGCTGCATTTACTGAGAGGGGCCCCACAGGAAGTCACGCTCCTCCTTTGCCGACCCCCTCCAGGTGCGCTGCCTGAGATGGAGCAGGAATGGCAG ACACCTGAACTCTCAACTGACAAAGAATTCACCAGGGCAACATGTACTGACTCATGTACCAGCCCCATCCTGGATCAAGAGGACAGCTGGAGGGACAGtgcctccccagaagcagggGACGGCCTGGGTCTCAGGCCAGAGTCTTCCCAAAAGGACATCAAAGCAGCACAATGGGGCCAAAATAGAGAGAGACCTTGGGCCAGTTCCTTGACACATTCTCCTGAGTCCCACCCTCATTTATGCAAACTTCACCAAGAAAGGGATGCATCAACATTGGAGACCTCTTTGGAAAAGGATGTGAGGCAAAACTGCTATTCAGTTTGTGATATCATGAGACTTGGAAG TCCTGAATTGGATGGGGAGGATGGGGAAGGTGACATGTACCATCCATGTGGAGCCCCTTCTCCCACCTCGGAGGATGAAGAGTATCTTACCATCAACTCTACATGCCAAGGCCAGCTACCCTGTGAAGAATGTTTGGAGGCAGATTCTGGGACCATTCTCTTGCCACAGTTCTGCTCTTGGGGCACTGTCCCAGAGTCTTTGCCTCCAGAAGAGTCCCCAGAGAGTGGGAGTGAATGGGAAGACCTGGAGGAGCCTGTGGACCTGGAGTACGGTGCCCTCAGGTGGGTATCACTCTGA
- the LOC116272912 gene encoding putative protein FRMPD2-like isoform X3, with protein sequence MTSVPFPGDRLLQVDGLSLCGLTHKQAVQCLKGPGQIARLVLERRGPRTTQQCPSANDSMGDEHTAVSLVTALPGRPSSCVSVTDGPKFEVKLKKNANGLGFSFVQMEKESCSHLKSDLVRIKRLFPGQPAEENGAIEAGDIILAVNGRSTEGLIFQEVLHLLRGAPQEVTLLLCRPPPGALPEMEQEWQTPELSTDKEFTRATCTDSCTSPILDQEDSWRDSASPEAGDGLGLRPESSQKDIKAAQWGQNRERPWASSLTHSPESHPHLCKLHQERDASTLETSLEKDVRQNCYSVCDIMRLGRYSFSSSLTRPSTDIF encoded by the exons ATGACATCCGTCCCTTTCCCAGGTGATCGACTCCTGCAGGTGGATGGATTGAGTCTGTGCGGCCTCACCCACAAGCAGGCTGTGCAGTGCCTGAAGGGTCCTGGGCAG ATTGCAAGACTAGTCTTAGAGAGAAGAGGCCCCAGGACTACACAGCAGTGTCCTTCTGCTAATGACAGCATGGGAGATGAACACACGGCTGTTTCCTTGGTAACAGCCTTGCCTGGCAGGCCTTCGAGCTGTGTCTCGGTGACAGatg GTCCTAAGTTTGAAGTTAAACTAAAAAAGAATGCCAATGGTTTGGGATTCAGTTTCGTGCAGATGGAGAAAGAGAGCTGCAGCCATCTCAAAAGTGATCTTGTGAGGATTAAGAGGCTCTTTCCGGGACAGCCAGCTGAGGAGAATGGGGCCATCGAAGCTGGTGACATTATCCTGGCCGTGAATGGAAGGTCCACGGAAGGCCTCATCTTCCAG GAGGTGCTGCATTTACTGAGAGGGGCCCCACAGGAAGTCACGCTCCTCCTTTGCCGACCCCCTCCAGGTGCGCTGCCTGAGATGGAGCAGGAATGGCAG ACACCTGAACTCTCAACTGACAAAGAATTCACCAGGGCAACATGTACTGACTCATGTACCAGCCCCATCCTGGATCAAGAGGACAGCTGGAGGGACAGtgcctccccagaagcagggGACGGCCTGGGTCTCAGGCCAGAGTCTTCCCAAAAGGACATCAAAGCAGCACAATGGGGCCAAAATAGAGAGAGACCTTGGGCCAGTTCCTTGACACATTCTCCTGAGTCCCACCCTCATTTATGCAAACTTCACCAAGAAAGGGATGCATCAACATTGGAGACCTCTTTGGAAAAGGATGTGAGGCAAAACTGCTATTCAGTTTGTGATATCATGAGACTTGGAAG ATATTCCTTCTCATCTTCTCTAACCAGACCTTCGACAGATATTTTCTGA
- the LOC116272912 gene encoding putative protein FRMPD2-like isoform X4 has translation MGDEHTAVSLVTALPGRPSSCVSVTDGPKFEVKLKKNANGLGFSFVQMEKESCSHLKSDLVRIKRLFPGQPAEENGAIEAGDIILAVNGRSTEGLIFQEVLHLLRGAPQEVTLLLCRPPPGALPEMEQEWQTPELSTDKEFTRATCTDSCTSPILDQEDSWRDSASPEAGDGLGLRPESSQKDIKAAQWGQNRERPWASSLTHSPESHPHLCKLHQERDASTLETSLEKDVRQNCYSVCDIMRLGRYSFSSSLTRPSTDIF, from the exons ATGGGAGATGAACACACGGCTGTTTCCTTGGTAACAGCCTTGCCTGGCAGGCCTTCGAGCTGTGTCTCGGTGACAGatg GTCCTAAGTTTGAAGTTAAACTAAAAAAGAATGCCAATGGTTTGGGATTCAGTTTCGTGCAGATGGAGAAAGAGAGCTGCAGCCATCTCAAAAGTGATCTTGTGAGGATTAAGAGGCTCTTTCCGGGACAGCCAGCTGAGGAGAATGGGGCCATCGAAGCTGGTGACATTATCCTGGCCGTGAATGGAAGGTCCACGGAAGGCCTCATCTTCCAG GAGGTGCTGCATTTACTGAGAGGGGCCCCACAGGAAGTCACGCTCCTCCTTTGCCGACCCCCTCCAGGTGCGCTGCCTGAGATGGAGCAGGAATGGCAG ACACCTGAACTCTCAACTGACAAAGAATTCACCAGGGCAACATGTACTGACTCATGTACCAGCCCCATCCTGGATCAAGAGGACAGCTGGAGGGACAGtgcctccccagaagcagggGACGGCCTGGGTCTCAGGCCAGAGTCTTCCCAAAAGGACATCAAAGCAGCACAATGGGGCCAAAATAGAGAGAGACCTTGGGCCAGTTCCTTGACACATTCTCCTGAGTCCCACCCTCATTTATGCAAACTTCACCAAGAAAGGGATGCATCAACATTGGAGACCTCTTTGGAAAAGGATGTGAGGCAAAACTGCTATTCAGTTTGTGATATCATGAGACTTGGAAG ATATTCCTTCTCATCTTCTCTAACCAGACCTTCGACAGATATTTTCTGA
- the LOC116272912 gene encoding putative protein FRMPD2-like isoform X2 encodes MGDEHTAVSLVTALPGRPSSCVSVTDGPKFEVKLKKNANGLGFSFVQMEKESCSHLKSDLVRIKRLFPGQPAEENGAIEAGDIILAVNGRSTEGLIFQEVLHLLRGAPQEVTLLLCRPPPGALPEMEQEWQTPELSTDKEFTRATCTDSCTSPILDQEDSWRDSASPEAGDGLGLRPESSQKDIKAAQWGQNRERPWASSLTHSPESHPHLCKLHQERDASTLETSLEKDVRQNCYSVCDIMRLGSPELDGEDGEGDMYHPCGAPSPTSEDEEYLTINSTCQGQLPCEECLEADSGTILLPQFCSWGTVPESLPPEESPESGSEWEDLEEPVDLEYGALRWVSL; translated from the exons ATGGGAGATGAACACACGGCTGTTTCCTTGGTAACAGCCTTGCCTGGCAGGCCTTCGAGCTGTGTCTCGGTGACAGatg GTCCTAAGTTTGAAGTTAAACTAAAAAAGAATGCCAATGGTTTGGGATTCAGTTTCGTGCAGATGGAGAAAGAGAGCTGCAGCCATCTCAAAAGTGATCTTGTGAGGATTAAGAGGCTCTTTCCGGGACAGCCAGCTGAGGAGAATGGGGCCATCGAAGCTGGTGACATTATCCTGGCCGTGAATGGAAGGTCCACGGAAGGCCTCATCTTCCAG GAGGTGCTGCATTTACTGAGAGGGGCCCCACAGGAAGTCACGCTCCTCCTTTGCCGACCCCCTCCAGGTGCGCTGCCTGAGATGGAGCAGGAATGGCAG ACACCTGAACTCTCAACTGACAAAGAATTCACCAGGGCAACATGTACTGACTCATGTACCAGCCCCATCCTGGATCAAGAGGACAGCTGGAGGGACAGtgcctccccagaagcagggGACGGCCTGGGTCTCAGGCCAGAGTCTTCCCAAAAGGACATCAAAGCAGCACAATGGGGCCAAAATAGAGAGAGACCTTGGGCCAGTTCCTTGACACATTCTCCTGAGTCCCACCCTCATTTATGCAAACTTCACCAAGAAAGGGATGCATCAACATTGGAGACCTCTTTGGAAAAGGATGTGAGGCAAAACTGCTATTCAGTTTGTGATATCATGAGACTTGGAAG TCCTGAATTGGATGGGGAGGATGGGGAAGGTGACATGTACCATCCATGTGGAGCCCCTTCTCCCACCTCGGAGGATGAAGAGTATCTTACCATCAACTCTACATGCCAAGGCCAGCTACCCTGTGAAGAATGTTTGGAGGCAGATTCTGGGACCATTCTCTTGCCACAGTTCTGCTCTTGGGGCACTGTCCCAGAGTCTTTGCCTCCAGAAGAGTCCCCAGAGAGTGGGAGTGAATGGGAAGACCTGGAGGAGCCTGTGGACCTGGAGTACGGTGCCCTCAGGTGGGTATCACTCTGA